A DNA window from Leptidea sinapis chromosome 39, ilLepSina1.1, whole genome shotgun sequence contains the following coding sequences:
- the LOC126976062 gene encoding cubilin isoform X2 — translation MTAKLWLNTFGCLLLCLLCLLSTSLQVTSECDRTFVSRGGATNGTFHAPELLNPHNTSRQCLFTFLAAPGQRVLVEFRTFDLRGKPPDGAALGELPACMHEHMDIYSEMSSLEPGELVNSPFGGRYCGPIPPRRRVSLHRAVALAFFTDHTYTPPTLFYGTYRFINASEFEVGAPVANTLCSFVIEASKRKTGLLLSPTYPGIYPKDITCNYQFVGQPGQRIRLEFRDFDLFFGGPHCPFDWVRVYDGPENSSAVIGTYCGQQRNLVLYSSDERLLVTFFSLPRAANTQNRGFKGIFEFSESFVKLDFISKHDAEHIRGSECDQKILSKKESSGFVYHPNYPFLYIQKVVCRYFIYGMQDSQNLERVRLEFQNFSIPKGDKPKPDTACPDGYLKVYLKGQEATDSYDKHDAELCGEGEVGPPVFPPPLVSDGPRLVLVFSSGELQGRGFKAKYTFETEYRVPGTAAPGGECSFTYRSEAKKRGDFNSPRYPSNYPSHTNCTYSLVATPNEQVTVVFDHFKVRADAWNATAGLYGGATCSEDWVEAWWSGREGTRVPLGRWCGLATPGPLQSPRGAQGLLIALHTDHEAVASGFKARYVFEPAKSIFGDCGGNVSGSPWGVVASPRYPLPYEAPARGAASRVCNWFITAKPGRRLLLNFDHFAVEGHLTERGCPAAVLRLWYESPGPPLELCGEKAPSDRWQYLSSSNSIRLSFIIADKSVGAAGWRAVWTEVTVGGVGEECPEVCGGACLPPGAICSGLPHCAGQTTKSPRCENANAAGSSSDDSTVWWVAGSTGGGLLALAVCWRRRKRRPRGPPPPPRPPPRPLAARLAVPPDTV, via the exons AGTGCGATCGCACGTTCGTGAGTCGCGGTGGCGCCACCAACGGAACGTTCCACGCGCCCGAGCTGCTGAACCCTCACAACACCAGCCGCCAGTGCCTGTTCACCTTCCTGGCCGCGCCGGGCCAGCGCGTGCTCGTCGAGTTCCGCACCTTCGATCTGCGAGGGAAACCGCCAGA TGGAGCAGCGCTGGGGGAACTTCCAGC ATGCATGCACGAGCATATGGATATCTACTCGGAGATGTCGTCGCTGGAGCCGGGCGAGCTGGTCAACTCTCCGTTCGGCGGGCGCTACTGCGGACCCATCCCTCCACGCCGCCGGGTCTCCCTGCACCGCGCCGTGGCACTGGCCTTCTTCACCGATCACACCTACACCCCGCCCACGCTCTTCTACGGGACCTATCGTTTTATCAACGCCT CCGAGTTCGAGGTGGGAGCGCCGGTGGCGAACACCTTGTGCTCATTTGTTATCGAGGCCAGCAAACGCAAGACGGGCCTGTTGCTGTCCCCAACCTACCCCGGAATCTACCCCAAAGATATCACGTGCAACTATCAGTTCGTCGGGCAGCCAGGACAACGCATCCGGCTAGAGTTTCGAGACTTCGATCTATTTTTCGGCGGGCCGCA TTGCCCGTTCGACTGGGTCCGCGTGTACGATGGGCCAGAGAACTCGTCCGCCGTGATCGGCACGTACTGCGGCCAGCAGCGCAACCTCGTGCTCTACTCCAGCGACGAGCGCCTCCTCGTCACCTTCTTCTCACTCCCACGCGCCGCCAACACGCAGAACCGCGGCTTCAAGGGAATCTTCGAGTTCTCTGAGAGTTTTGTTAAGTTAG ATTTTATAAGCAAACACGACGCTGAACATATAAGGGGGTCGGAATGTGACCAAAAAATACTTAGCAAGAAGGAATCTTCAGGATTTGTATACCACCCTAACTATCCATTCCTCTATATACAAAAAGTTGTTTGTAG atattttatatatgGCATGCAAGATTCTCAAAATTTAGAGAGAGTCAGATTAGAGTTCCAGAATTTTTCTATACCGAAAGGAGATAAACCGAAACCTGA TACCGCGTGTCCCGATGGGTACCTGAAGGTATACCTGAAGGGCCAGGAGGCAACGGACTCGTATGACAAACATGACGCGGAGCTGTGCGGTGAGGGTGAGGTGGGCCCGCCTGTGTTCCCGCCGCCGCTCGTCTCCGACGGACCCCGCCTGGTGCTGGTCTTCAGCTCCGGGGAGCTTCAGGGAAGAGGCTTTAAGGCGAAATACACGTTTGAAACGG AGTACCGTGTGCCGGGCACTGCAGCCCCGGGTGGAGAATGCTCGTTCACGTATCGCTCGGAAGCCAAGAAGCGTGGTGACTTCAACTCTCCCCGCTACCCATCCAACTATCCGTCGCACACGAACTGCACGTACTCCCTGGTGGCCACACCCAACGAGCAAGTCACCGTCGTCTTCGACCACTTTAAAGTGAGGGCAGATGCGTGGAACGCGACAGCTGGATTATATGG TGGAGCAACATGCAGCGAAGATTGGGTTGAAGCGTGGTGGTCCGGCCGGGAAGGAACCCGTGTCCCGCTAGGTCGGTGGTGCGGCCTGGCTACTCCTGGACCACTGCAGTCACCTCGAGGAGCCCAGGGCTTGCTAATCGCTCTGCACACTGATCACGAAGCCGTCGCGTCCGGGTTTAAGGCGAGATACGTATTCGAG CCAGCGAAATCCATATTTGGAGACTGCGGTGGCAACGTTTCTGGTAGTCCATGGGGCGTGGTTGCCTCGCCGAGATACCCTCTCCCGTACGAGGCCCCGGCGCGAGGAGCAGCCTCCCGCGTCTGCAACTGGTTCATCACCGCCAAGCCGGGAAGACGCTTGCTGCTCAACTTTGATCATTTTGCTGTTGAAGGACATCTTACTG AGCGTGGCTGCCCAGCGGCCGTGCTACGCTTGTGGTACGAGAGTCCGGGCCCCCCGCTAGAGCTCTGCGGTGAGAAGGCGCCTTCAGACCGCTGGCAATACCTCTCCTCGTCCAACTCGATCAGATTATC GTTTATTATAGCTGATAAGTCAGTAGGGGCTGCGGGGTGGCGCGCAGTATGGACGGAGGTGACTGTTGGGGGCGTTGGGGAGGAGTGCCCCGAGGTGTGCGGGGGAGCATGTCTCCCTCCCGGTGCGATTTGCTCCGGTCTGCCTCACTGCGCTGGACAGACAACCAAGTCACCACGAT GCGAGAATGCAAACGCTGCCGGCAGTAGTTCCGACGATAGTACTGTCTGGTGGGTAGCGGGGAGTACGGGCGGCGGACTACTCGCGCTGGCGGTGTGCTGGAGACGAAGAAAACGAAGACCGAGGGGGCCCCCACCCCCGCCGAGGCCCCCACCTCGACCACTCGCGGCGCGGCTTGCAGTCCCCCCGGACACCGTGTGA
- the LOC126976062 gene encoding cubilin isoform X1, producing the protein MTAKLWLNTFGCLLLCLLCLLSTSLQVTSAFTDETAVLSTVSSLADSTPTKFPKCDRTFVSRGGATNGTFHAPELLNPHNTSRQCLFTFLAAPGQRVLVEFRTFDLRGKPPDGAALGELPACMHEHMDIYSEMSSLEPGELVNSPFGGRYCGPIPPRRRVSLHRAVALAFFTDHTYTPPTLFYGTYRFINASEFEVGAPVANTLCSFVIEASKRKTGLLLSPTYPGIYPKDITCNYQFVGQPGQRIRLEFRDFDLFFGGPHCPFDWVRVYDGPENSSAVIGTYCGQQRNLVLYSSDERLLVTFFSLPRAANTQNRGFKGIFEFSESFVKLDFISKHDAEHIRGSECDQKILSKKESSGFVYHPNYPFLYIQKVVCRYFIYGMQDSQNLERVRLEFQNFSIPKGDKPKPDTACPDGYLKVYLKGQEATDSYDKHDAELCGEGEVGPPVFPPPLVSDGPRLVLVFSSGELQGRGFKAKYTFETEYRVPGTAAPGGECSFTYRSEAKKRGDFNSPRYPSNYPSHTNCTYSLVATPNEQVTVVFDHFKVRADAWNATAGLYGGATCSEDWVEAWWSGREGTRVPLGRWCGLATPGPLQSPRGAQGLLIALHTDHEAVASGFKARYVFEPAKSIFGDCGGNVSGSPWGVVASPRYPLPYEAPARGAASRVCNWFITAKPGRRLLLNFDHFAVEGHLTERGCPAAVLRLWYESPGPPLELCGEKAPSDRWQYLSSSNSIRLSFIIADKSVGAAGWRAVWTEVTVGGVGEECPEVCGGACLPPGAICSGLPHCAGQTTKSPRCENANAAGSSSDDSTVWWVAGSTGGGLLALAVCWRRRKRRPRGPPPPPRPPPRPLAARLAVPPDTV; encoded by the exons AGTGCGATCGCACGTTCGTGAGTCGCGGTGGCGCCACCAACGGAACGTTCCACGCGCCCGAGCTGCTGAACCCTCACAACACCAGCCGCCAGTGCCTGTTCACCTTCCTGGCCGCGCCGGGCCAGCGCGTGCTCGTCGAGTTCCGCACCTTCGATCTGCGAGGGAAACCGCCAGA TGGAGCAGCGCTGGGGGAACTTCCAGC ATGCATGCACGAGCATATGGATATCTACTCGGAGATGTCGTCGCTGGAGCCGGGCGAGCTGGTCAACTCTCCGTTCGGCGGGCGCTACTGCGGACCCATCCCTCCACGCCGCCGGGTCTCCCTGCACCGCGCCGTGGCACTGGCCTTCTTCACCGATCACACCTACACCCCGCCCACGCTCTTCTACGGGACCTATCGTTTTATCAACGCCT CCGAGTTCGAGGTGGGAGCGCCGGTGGCGAACACCTTGTGCTCATTTGTTATCGAGGCCAGCAAACGCAAGACGGGCCTGTTGCTGTCCCCAACCTACCCCGGAATCTACCCCAAAGATATCACGTGCAACTATCAGTTCGTCGGGCAGCCAGGACAACGCATCCGGCTAGAGTTTCGAGACTTCGATCTATTTTTCGGCGGGCCGCA TTGCCCGTTCGACTGGGTCCGCGTGTACGATGGGCCAGAGAACTCGTCCGCCGTGATCGGCACGTACTGCGGCCAGCAGCGCAACCTCGTGCTCTACTCCAGCGACGAGCGCCTCCTCGTCACCTTCTTCTCACTCCCACGCGCCGCCAACACGCAGAACCGCGGCTTCAAGGGAATCTTCGAGTTCTCTGAGAGTTTTGTTAAGTTAG ATTTTATAAGCAAACACGACGCTGAACATATAAGGGGGTCGGAATGTGACCAAAAAATACTTAGCAAGAAGGAATCTTCAGGATTTGTATACCACCCTAACTATCCATTCCTCTATATACAAAAAGTTGTTTGTAG atattttatatatgGCATGCAAGATTCTCAAAATTTAGAGAGAGTCAGATTAGAGTTCCAGAATTTTTCTATACCGAAAGGAGATAAACCGAAACCTGA TACCGCGTGTCCCGATGGGTACCTGAAGGTATACCTGAAGGGCCAGGAGGCAACGGACTCGTATGACAAACATGACGCGGAGCTGTGCGGTGAGGGTGAGGTGGGCCCGCCTGTGTTCCCGCCGCCGCTCGTCTCCGACGGACCCCGCCTGGTGCTGGTCTTCAGCTCCGGGGAGCTTCAGGGAAGAGGCTTTAAGGCGAAATACACGTTTGAAACGG AGTACCGTGTGCCGGGCACTGCAGCCCCGGGTGGAGAATGCTCGTTCACGTATCGCTCGGAAGCCAAGAAGCGTGGTGACTTCAACTCTCCCCGCTACCCATCCAACTATCCGTCGCACACGAACTGCACGTACTCCCTGGTGGCCACACCCAACGAGCAAGTCACCGTCGTCTTCGACCACTTTAAAGTGAGGGCAGATGCGTGGAACGCGACAGCTGGATTATATGG TGGAGCAACATGCAGCGAAGATTGGGTTGAAGCGTGGTGGTCCGGCCGGGAAGGAACCCGTGTCCCGCTAGGTCGGTGGTGCGGCCTGGCTACTCCTGGACCACTGCAGTCACCTCGAGGAGCCCAGGGCTTGCTAATCGCTCTGCACACTGATCACGAAGCCGTCGCGTCCGGGTTTAAGGCGAGATACGTATTCGAG CCAGCGAAATCCATATTTGGAGACTGCGGTGGCAACGTTTCTGGTAGTCCATGGGGCGTGGTTGCCTCGCCGAGATACCCTCTCCCGTACGAGGCCCCGGCGCGAGGAGCAGCCTCCCGCGTCTGCAACTGGTTCATCACCGCCAAGCCGGGAAGACGCTTGCTGCTCAACTTTGATCATTTTGCTGTTGAAGGACATCTTACTG AGCGTGGCTGCCCAGCGGCCGTGCTACGCTTGTGGTACGAGAGTCCGGGCCCCCCGCTAGAGCTCTGCGGTGAGAAGGCGCCTTCAGACCGCTGGCAATACCTCTCCTCGTCCAACTCGATCAGATTATC GTTTATTATAGCTGATAAGTCAGTAGGGGCTGCGGGGTGGCGCGCAGTATGGACGGAGGTGACTGTTGGGGGCGTTGGGGAGGAGTGCCCCGAGGTGTGCGGGGGAGCATGTCTCCCTCCCGGTGCGATTTGCTCCGGTCTGCCTCACTGCGCTGGACAGACAACCAAGTCACCACGAT GCGAGAATGCAAACGCTGCCGGCAGTAGTTCCGACGATAGTACTGTCTGGTGGGTAGCGGGGAGTACGGGCGGCGGACTACTCGCGCTGGCGGTGTGCTGGAGACGAAGAAAACGAAGACCGAGGGGGCCCCCACCCCCGCCGAGGCCCCCACCTCGACCACTCGCGGCGCGGCTTGCAGTCCCCCCGGACACCGTGTGA
- the LOC126976062 gene encoding tolloid-like protein 1 isoform X5, translating to MHEHMDIYSEMSSLEPGELVNSPFGGRYCGPIPPRRRVSLHRAVALAFFTDHTYTPPTLFYGTYRFINASEFEVGAPVANTLCSFVIEASKRKTGLLLSPTYPGIYPKDITCNYQFVGQPGQRIRLEFRDFDLFFGGPHCPFDWVRVYDGPENSSAVIGTYCGQQRNLVLYSSDERLLVTFFSLPRAANTQNRGFKGIFEFSESFVKLDFISKHDAEHIRGSECDQKILSKKESSGFVYHPNYPFLYIQKVVCRYFIYGMQDSQNLERVRLEFQNFSIPKGDKPKPDTACPDGYLKVYLKGQEATDSYDKHDAELCGEGEVGPPVFPPPLVSDGPRLVLVFSSGELQGRGFKAKYTFETEYRVPGTAAPGGECSFTYRSEAKKRGDFNSPRYPSNYPSHTNCTYSLVATPNEQVTVVFDHFKVRADAWNATAGLYGGATCSEDWVEAWWSGREGTRVPLGRWCGLATPGPLQSPRGAQGLLIALHTDHEAVASGFKARYVFEPAKSIFGDCGGNVSGSPWGVVASPRYPLPYEAPARGAASRVCNWFITAKPGRRLLLNFDHFAVEGHLTERGCPAAVLRLWYESPGPPLELCGEKAPSDRWQYLSSSNSIRLSFIIADKSVGAAGWRAVWTEVTVGGVGEECPEVCGGACLPPGAICSGLPHCAGQTTKSPRCENANAAGSSSDDSTVWWVAGSTGGGLLALAVCWRRRKRRPRGPPPPPRPPPRPLAARLAVPPDTV from the exons ATGCACGAGCATATGGATATCTACTCGGAGATGTCGTCGCTGGAGCCGGGCGAGCTGGTCAACTCTCCGTTCGGCGGGCGCTACTGCGGACCCATCCCTCCACGCCGCCGGGTCTCCCTGCACCGCGCCGTGGCACTGGCCTTCTTCACCGATCACACCTACACCCCGCCCACGCTCTTCTACGGGACCTATCGTTTTATCAACGCCT CCGAGTTCGAGGTGGGAGCGCCGGTGGCGAACACCTTGTGCTCATTTGTTATCGAGGCCAGCAAACGCAAGACGGGCCTGTTGCTGTCCCCAACCTACCCCGGAATCTACCCCAAAGATATCACGTGCAACTATCAGTTCGTCGGGCAGCCAGGACAACGCATCCGGCTAGAGTTTCGAGACTTCGATCTATTTTTCGGCGGGCCGCA TTGCCCGTTCGACTGGGTCCGCGTGTACGATGGGCCAGAGAACTCGTCCGCCGTGATCGGCACGTACTGCGGCCAGCAGCGCAACCTCGTGCTCTACTCCAGCGACGAGCGCCTCCTCGTCACCTTCTTCTCACTCCCACGCGCCGCCAACACGCAGAACCGCGGCTTCAAGGGAATCTTCGAGTTCTCTGAGAGTTTTGTTAAGTTAG ATTTTATAAGCAAACACGACGCTGAACATATAAGGGGGTCGGAATGTGACCAAAAAATACTTAGCAAGAAGGAATCTTCAGGATTTGTATACCACCCTAACTATCCATTCCTCTATATACAAAAAGTTGTTTGTAG atattttatatatgGCATGCAAGATTCTCAAAATTTAGAGAGAGTCAGATTAGAGTTCCAGAATTTTTCTATACCGAAAGGAGATAAACCGAAACCTGA TACCGCGTGTCCCGATGGGTACCTGAAGGTATACCTGAAGGGCCAGGAGGCAACGGACTCGTATGACAAACATGACGCGGAGCTGTGCGGTGAGGGTGAGGTGGGCCCGCCTGTGTTCCCGCCGCCGCTCGTCTCCGACGGACCCCGCCTGGTGCTGGTCTTCAGCTCCGGGGAGCTTCAGGGAAGAGGCTTTAAGGCGAAATACACGTTTGAAACGG AGTACCGTGTGCCGGGCACTGCAGCCCCGGGTGGAGAATGCTCGTTCACGTATCGCTCGGAAGCCAAGAAGCGTGGTGACTTCAACTCTCCCCGCTACCCATCCAACTATCCGTCGCACACGAACTGCACGTACTCCCTGGTGGCCACACCCAACGAGCAAGTCACCGTCGTCTTCGACCACTTTAAAGTGAGGGCAGATGCGTGGAACGCGACAGCTGGATTATATGG TGGAGCAACATGCAGCGAAGATTGGGTTGAAGCGTGGTGGTCCGGCCGGGAAGGAACCCGTGTCCCGCTAGGTCGGTGGTGCGGCCTGGCTACTCCTGGACCACTGCAGTCACCTCGAGGAGCCCAGGGCTTGCTAATCGCTCTGCACACTGATCACGAAGCCGTCGCGTCCGGGTTTAAGGCGAGATACGTATTCGAG CCAGCGAAATCCATATTTGGAGACTGCGGTGGCAACGTTTCTGGTAGTCCATGGGGCGTGGTTGCCTCGCCGAGATACCCTCTCCCGTACGAGGCCCCGGCGCGAGGAGCAGCCTCCCGCGTCTGCAACTGGTTCATCACCGCCAAGCCGGGAAGACGCTTGCTGCTCAACTTTGATCATTTTGCTGTTGAAGGACATCTTACTG AGCGTGGCTGCCCAGCGGCCGTGCTACGCTTGTGGTACGAGAGTCCGGGCCCCCCGCTAGAGCTCTGCGGTGAGAAGGCGCCTTCAGACCGCTGGCAATACCTCTCCTCGTCCAACTCGATCAGATTATC GTTTATTATAGCTGATAAGTCAGTAGGGGCTGCGGGGTGGCGCGCAGTATGGACGGAGGTGACTGTTGGGGGCGTTGGGGAGGAGTGCCCCGAGGTGTGCGGGGGAGCATGTCTCCCTCCCGGTGCGATTTGCTCCGGTCTGCCTCACTGCGCTGGACAGACAACCAAGTCACCACGAT GCGAGAATGCAAACGCTGCCGGCAGTAGTTCCGACGATAGTACTGTCTGGTGGGTAGCGGGGAGTACGGGCGGCGGACTACTCGCGCTGGCGGTGTGCTGGAGACGAAGAAAACGAAGACCGAGGGGGCCCCCACCCCCGCCGAGGCCCCCACCTCGACCACTCGCGGCGCGGCTTGCAGTCCCCCCGGACACCGTGTGA
- the LOC126976062 gene encoding cubilin isoform X3: protein MTAKLWLNTFGCLLLCLLCLLSTSLQVTSAFTDETAVLSTVSSLADSTPTKFPKCDRTFVSRGGATNGTFHAPELLNPHNTSRQCLFTFLAAPGQRVLVEFRTFDLRGKPPDGAALGELPACMHEHMDIYSEMSSLEPGELVNSPFGGRYCGPIPPRRRVSLHRAVALAFFTDHTYTPPTLFYGTYRFINASEFEVGAPVANTLCSFVIEASKRKTGLLLSPTYPGIYPKDITCNYQFVGQPGQRIRLEFRDFDLFFGGPHCPFDWVRVYDGPENSSAVIGTYCGQQRNLVLYSSDERLLVTFFSLPRAANTQNRGFKGIFEFSESFVKLDFISKHDAEHIRGSECDQKILSKKESSGFVYHPNYPFLYIQKVVCRYFIYGMQDSQNLERVRLEFQNFSIPKGDKPKPDTACPDGYLKVYLKGQEATDSYDKHDAELCGEGEVGPPVFPPPLVSDGPRLVLVFSSGELQGRGFKAKYTFETEYRVPGTAAPGGECSFTYRSEAKKRGDFNSPRYPSNYPSHTNCTYSLVATPNEQVTVVFDHFKVRADAWNATAGLYGGATCSEDWVEAWWSGREGTRVPLGRWCGLATPGPLQSPRGAQGLLIALHTDHEAVASGFKARYVFEPAKSIFGDCGGNVSGSPWGVVASPRYPLPYEAPARGAASRVCNWFITAKPGRRLLLNFDHFAVEGHLTERGCPAAVLRLWYESPGPPLELCGEKAPSDRWQYLSSSNSIRLSFIIADKSVGAAGWRAVWTEVTVGGVGEECPEVCGGACLPPGAICSGLPHCAGQTTKSPRCAAASGQGVPRATLVVISLVLAAPH, encoded by the exons AGTGCGATCGCACGTTCGTGAGTCGCGGTGGCGCCACCAACGGAACGTTCCACGCGCCCGAGCTGCTGAACCCTCACAACACCAGCCGCCAGTGCCTGTTCACCTTCCTGGCCGCGCCGGGCCAGCGCGTGCTCGTCGAGTTCCGCACCTTCGATCTGCGAGGGAAACCGCCAGA TGGAGCAGCGCTGGGGGAACTTCCAGC ATGCATGCACGAGCATATGGATATCTACTCGGAGATGTCGTCGCTGGAGCCGGGCGAGCTGGTCAACTCTCCGTTCGGCGGGCGCTACTGCGGACCCATCCCTCCACGCCGCCGGGTCTCCCTGCACCGCGCCGTGGCACTGGCCTTCTTCACCGATCACACCTACACCCCGCCCACGCTCTTCTACGGGACCTATCGTTTTATCAACGCCT CCGAGTTCGAGGTGGGAGCGCCGGTGGCGAACACCTTGTGCTCATTTGTTATCGAGGCCAGCAAACGCAAGACGGGCCTGTTGCTGTCCCCAACCTACCCCGGAATCTACCCCAAAGATATCACGTGCAACTATCAGTTCGTCGGGCAGCCAGGACAACGCATCCGGCTAGAGTTTCGAGACTTCGATCTATTTTTCGGCGGGCCGCA TTGCCCGTTCGACTGGGTCCGCGTGTACGATGGGCCAGAGAACTCGTCCGCCGTGATCGGCACGTACTGCGGCCAGCAGCGCAACCTCGTGCTCTACTCCAGCGACGAGCGCCTCCTCGTCACCTTCTTCTCACTCCCACGCGCCGCCAACACGCAGAACCGCGGCTTCAAGGGAATCTTCGAGTTCTCTGAGAGTTTTGTTAAGTTAG ATTTTATAAGCAAACACGACGCTGAACATATAAGGGGGTCGGAATGTGACCAAAAAATACTTAGCAAGAAGGAATCTTCAGGATTTGTATACCACCCTAACTATCCATTCCTCTATATACAAAAAGTTGTTTGTAG atattttatatatgGCATGCAAGATTCTCAAAATTTAGAGAGAGTCAGATTAGAGTTCCAGAATTTTTCTATACCGAAAGGAGATAAACCGAAACCTGA TACCGCGTGTCCCGATGGGTACCTGAAGGTATACCTGAAGGGCCAGGAGGCAACGGACTCGTATGACAAACATGACGCGGAGCTGTGCGGTGAGGGTGAGGTGGGCCCGCCTGTGTTCCCGCCGCCGCTCGTCTCCGACGGACCCCGCCTGGTGCTGGTCTTCAGCTCCGGGGAGCTTCAGGGAAGAGGCTTTAAGGCGAAATACACGTTTGAAACGG AGTACCGTGTGCCGGGCACTGCAGCCCCGGGTGGAGAATGCTCGTTCACGTATCGCTCGGAAGCCAAGAAGCGTGGTGACTTCAACTCTCCCCGCTACCCATCCAACTATCCGTCGCACACGAACTGCACGTACTCCCTGGTGGCCACACCCAACGAGCAAGTCACCGTCGTCTTCGACCACTTTAAAGTGAGGGCAGATGCGTGGAACGCGACAGCTGGATTATATGG TGGAGCAACATGCAGCGAAGATTGGGTTGAAGCGTGGTGGTCCGGCCGGGAAGGAACCCGTGTCCCGCTAGGTCGGTGGTGCGGCCTGGCTACTCCTGGACCACTGCAGTCACCTCGAGGAGCCCAGGGCTTGCTAATCGCTCTGCACACTGATCACGAAGCCGTCGCGTCCGGGTTTAAGGCGAGATACGTATTCGAG CCAGCGAAATCCATATTTGGAGACTGCGGTGGCAACGTTTCTGGTAGTCCATGGGGCGTGGTTGCCTCGCCGAGATACCCTCTCCCGTACGAGGCCCCGGCGCGAGGAGCAGCCTCCCGCGTCTGCAACTGGTTCATCACCGCCAAGCCGGGAAGACGCTTGCTGCTCAACTTTGATCATTTTGCTGTTGAAGGACATCTTACTG AGCGTGGCTGCCCAGCGGCCGTGCTACGCTTGTGGTACGAGAGTCCGGGCCCCCCGCTAGAGCTCTGCGGTGAGAAGGCGCCTTCAGACCGCTGGCAATACCTCTCCTCGTCCAACTCGATCAGATTATC GTTTATTATAGCTGATAAGTCAGTAGGGGCTGCGGGGTGGCGCGCAGTATGGACGGAGGTGACTGTTGGGGGCGTTGGGGAGGAGTGCCCCGAGGTGTGCGGGGGAGCATGTCTCCCTCCCGGTGCGATTTGCTCCGGTCTGCCTCACTGCGCTGGACAGACAACCAAGTCACCACGAT GCGCCGCGGCGTCGGGCCAGGGCGTGCCCCGCGCCACGCTCGTCGTCATATCGCTTGTGCTCGCCGCCCCGCACTGA